In Chloroflexota bacterium, one DNA window encodes the following:
- a CDS encoding class I SAM-dependent methyltransferase: MKQLLTNKITRGELNKFLKTHSGAGKTLNIGSGGLQSSNYFPNVIGLDISKAATPDILGDSHYLPFKEESFDVILCTEVLEHLKQPQKAIDEMRRVVKRGGELLLTTRFIFPLHDTPCDYFRYTKYGLRYLLRDWNVVQITEETDTIGTLAVLLQRIAYQCEVLRFKPFKGLFHLWAHLTKRLGFIVTKEYGVFYDRILEQKIMTSGYYVVAIKM; the protein is encoded by the coding sequence TTGAAGCAGCTACTAACTAATAAGATAACCAGAGGTGAGTTGAACAAGTTTCTAAAGACCCATAGTGGCGCTGGAAAAACACTGAACATAGGAAGCGGTGGTTTACAAAGTAGTAACTATTTCCCAAATGTCATTGGCTTAGATATTAGTAAAGCAGCAACGCCGGACATTTTAGGTGATTCACATTATCTTCCGTTTAAGGAGGAGAGTTTCGATGTTATTTTGTGCACCGAGGTGCTTGAGCACCTGAAGCAACCCCAGAAAGCAATAGATGAAATGAGGAGAGTCGTGAAAAGGGGGGGGGAACTGCTTCTAACCACTCGATTTATCTTTCCCTTGCATGACACCCCATGTGACTATTTCCGGTACACTAAATACGGTCTAAGGTATCTACTAAGGGATTGGAACGTGGTTCAGATTACCGAAGAAACGGATACTATCGGGACCCTAGCTGTTTTGCTCCAAAGAATAGCTTATCAGTGTGAGGTTCTGCGTTTCAAACCGTTCAAAGGGCTTTTCCACTTGTGGGCACACTTAACAAAACGACTTGGATTCATAGTCACCAAAGAGTATGGTGTCTTCTATGATCGCATTCTTGAGCAGAAAATAATGACCTCGGGCTACTATGTTGTCGCCATCAAAATGTAG
- a CDS encoding class I SAM-dependent methyltransferase: protein MQKWEKFLDECIREIAKENKILDIGSGSPFQKEMREYKDCFSTSKYYALDYDYSYHPDIVGDIHNLPFKDGSVDAVICKAVLEHVPEPQTAVGECHRVLRKGGKIFAYVPFLHGYHGAKNYKDYYRFTKDGVMYMFRHFNVVRIVEVRGYFSTLCLFIPMNNWLMPLTNWLDRFIGYGVTSGYNIFARK from the coding sequence ATGCAGAAGTGGGAAAAGTTCCTTGATGAATGCATCAGGGAAATAGCAAAGGAGAACAAAATTCTGGATATTGGCAGCGGTTCTCCCTTTCAGAAAGAGATGAGGGAGTATAAGGACTGCTTTTCTACTTCAAAGTATTACGCATTAGATTATGACTACAGTTATCACCCTGACATTGTTGGTGATATTCACAATTTACCTTTTAAGGATGGGTCAGTGGATGCGGTAATCTGCAAGGCTGTGCTTGAGCATGTCCCCGAGCCACAAACAGCGGTTGGAGAATGCCATCGGGTGCTGAGGAAGGGTGGAAAGATATTTGCTTATGTCCCATTCCTCCACGGCTACCACGGTGCTAAGAACTATAAAGATTATTACCGATTTACTAAAGACGGAGTGATGTATATGTTTCGCCATTTCAATGTGGTTAGAATTGTGGAGGTCAGGGGATATTTCAGTACCCTTTGCCTGTTTATTCCTATGAACAATTGGCTTATGCCGTTAACAAACTGGTTGGACCGCTTTATTGGCTATGGCGTTACTTCTGGCTATAATATATTTGCGAGGAAGTAG